A stretch of the Channa argus isolate prfri chromosome 9, Channa argus male v1.0, whole genome shotgun sequence genome encodes the following:
- the cmklr2 gene encoding chemerin-like receptor 2: MGDSNEDYGNYSYEYYMEYGDLEDIKVEHTQKETIHIISVVVYIISFVLGLIGNGTVIWVTAFKSKKTVNSVWLLNLAMADFVFVLFLPFYIHYILRDFHWEFGVTMCKLNSFVSVMNMYASVLFLTVLSIDRYVSVVHLNWSQRYRSVERAWVICGCIWVLAAALSCPALIFRDTVRLHEKVVCFNNFHAQDAHTAAMRHIIIVAIRTTVGFLLPFTAICVTGILLTIKVNQSRGTVHVSSFSKTVTAIILAFFLCWAPFHTFSLMELSIHSSLQLHNILKTGFPLVTSLGFFNSCINPLLYMFLAKKVRHILKRACLDITKRSLRELSQSISATEIESVEIVHQDPAPEEPVASSTL; this comes from the coding sequence ATGGGTGACTCCAATGAAGACTATGGAAACTACAGCTATGAGTATTACATGGAGTATGGCGACTTGGAGGATATTAAAgtagaacacacacagaaggaaaCTATTCATATAATCTCAGTGGTTGTCTACATTATTTCCTTTGTGCTTGGTCTGATTGGAAATGGAACTGTTATATGGGTGACggcatttaaaagcaaaaagactGTCAACAGTGTGTGGCTACTCAATTTAGCCATGGCCGACTTTGTATTTGTCCTGTTTCTGCCCTTCTACATTCATTACATACTGCGTGATTTTCACTGGGAATTTGGTGTGACCATGTGTAAACTTAACTcctttgtgtctgtgatgaACATGTACGCCAGTGTGCTCTTTCTCACAGTGCTCAGTATAGACAGGTATGTCTCTGTAGTCCATCTCAACTGGTCTCAGAGGTATCGCTCTGTTGAGAGAGCCTGGGTTATATGTGGTTGCATTTGGGTGCTAGCTGCAGCCCTAAGCTGTCCTGCGCTGATTTTCCGTGACACTGTGCGCTTACATGAGAAGGTGGTGTGCTTCAACAACTTCCACGCTCAGGATGCACATACAGCGGCCATGAGACACATTATAATAGTGGCTATCCGTACCACTGTGGGCTTCCTTCTGCCCTTTACGGCTATTTGTGTGACAGGAATACTACTGACAATCAAAGTGAATCAATCTCGGGGCACTGTTCACGTTTCTAGCTTCTCTAAAACAGTCACTGCAATAATCCTGGCCTTCTTTTTATGCTGGGCACCTTTTCATACATTTAGCTTGATGGAGTTATCCATACATTCCTCATTACAACTACACAACATACTTAAAACTGGTTTTCCTCTCGTCACTAGCCTAGGCTTTTTTAACAGCTGCATTAACCCCCTGCTGTATATGTTTCTTGCCAAAAAGGTTCGACATATCCTGAAGCGTGCATGCCTGGATATAACTAAACGTTCTCTACGAGAGCTCAGCCAGTCAATCTCTGCCACTGAGATAGAGTCTGTAGAAATAGTTCATCAGGACCCTGCCCCAGAGGAGCCTGTAGCATCATCAACTCTATGA